A genomic stretch from Peromyscus eremicus chromosome 6, PerEre_H2_v1, whole genome shotgun sequence includes:
- the LOC131912535 gene encoding large ribosomal subunit protein uL23-like — MAQKVKKEAPAPPKAEAKVKALKAKKAVLKGVHSYKKKKIRTSPTFQRPKTLCLRRQPKYPRKSAPRRNKLEHYATIKFPLTNESAMKKIEDNNTLVFIVDVKANKHQIKQTAKKLYDIDVAKVSTLIRPDGEKKAYVRLAPDYDALDVANKIGII, encoded by the coding sequence ATGGCGCAGAAAGTGAAGAAGGAAGCTCCTGCCCCTCCCAAAGCCGAAGCCAAAGTGAAGGCCTTGAAAGCCAAGAAGGCAGTGCTGAAAGGCGTCCACAGCTACAAAAAGAAGAAGATCCGCACATCACCCACGTTCCAGCGGCCCAAGACCCTGTGCCTCAGAAGGCAGCCTAAATATCCTCGAAAGAGTGCGCCCAGGAGAAACAAGCTTGAGCACTATGCCACCATCAAATTCCCCCTGACCAATGAGTCAGCCATGAAGAAGATAGAAGACAACAACACACTTGTGTTCATTGTGGATGTCAAGGCCAACAAGCACCAGATCAAACAGACTGCGAAGAAACTCTATGACATTGATGTGGCCAAAGTCAGCACTCTCATAAGGCCTGATGGCGAGAAGAAGGCGTATGTTCGGTTGGCTCCTGACTATGATGCTCTGGATGTTGCCAACAAAATTGGGATCATCTAA